In Paenibacillus sonchi, a single genomic region encodes these proteins:
- a CDS encoding ABC transporter permease: MPSPALQQMGKRPMGQRIKEWVTDFRRQWEIQSMVIPGIIFMIVFCYIPIYGLTIAFKNYTVIDTLSSAPWVGLDNFRIILSDKYFWDSVINTLGISFLKLAIGFVIPIILGIMIYELNRGRFKKIVQTISYLPHFLSWIVLGGMLITWFSTSGLFNQLLLELGLISKPSNILLDAGKYWWIATLSDIWKEAGWGTILYLAVMSKIDPTYYEAARIDGASRIRQIWNITLPNMKMIISLNLILTVSGLLGSNLDQTLVLMNSQNREKAEVINSYVYRMGMTQGDFSYATAVGLGVSIVSVILLVAANKITSKLNDNQSVL; this comes from the coding sequence ATGCCTTCACCGGCACTGCAGCAAATGGGTAAAAGGCCTATGGGGCAAAGGATTAAGGAATGGGTGACGGATTTCAGAAGGCAATGGGAAATTCAGTCGATGGTGATACCGGGCATTATTTTTATGATTGTTTTTTGCTACATTCCCATTTACGGCTTGACTATCGCTTTCAAAAATTACACGGTCATCGATACGCTGTCCTCGGCCCCGTGGGTGGGTCTGGATAATTTCAGAATCATCCTGTCCGACAAATATTTTTGGGACTCGGTTATAAATACGCTGGGCATCAGCTTCCTGAAGCTGGCCATCGGGTTCGTCATTCCGATTATCCTGGGGATTATGATCTACGAATTGAACAGGGGACGCTTCAAAAAAATAGTGCAAACCATCTCGTATCTGCCCCATTTTTTGTCCTGGATCGTGCTGGGGGGCATGCTGATTACCTGGTTCTCAACCTCAGGGTTGTTCAATCAGCTGCTGCTCGAACTGGGGCTGATCTCGAAGCCGTCCAACATTCTGCTGGATGCGGGGAAATACTGGTGGATCGCCACGTTGTCGGATATTTGGAAAGAGGCCGGCTGGGGAACGATTCTGTATCTGGCGGTGATGTCCAAGATTGATCCGACGTATTATGAAGCGGCCAGAATCGACGGTGCGAGCCGGATCAGACAGATTTGGAATATTACGCTGCCCAATATGAAAATGATCATCAGCTTAAATCTGATCCTTACTGTAAGCGGTTTATTGGGCTCTAATCTGGATCAGACACTGGTGCTCATGAACTCCCAGAACCGGGAGAAGGCCGAGGTCATCAACTCCTATGTATACCGGATGGGGATGACGCAGGGTGATTTCTCTTATGCAACCGCTGTCGGACTCGGAGTCTCCATCGTTTCCGTGATCCTGCTGGTCGCCGCGAACAAGATCACCAGCAAATTAAATGACAATCAATCTGTGCTGTAA
- a CDS encoding LacI family DNA-binding transcriptional regulator, producing the protein MGKITIRDVAREAGVSISTVSNALNDVDVLNPETKSHVLKVAQRLNYVPNLNGKQLKSGKTMMLGFFTTSVAGPYFYKLVEAMSRQCDRLGYGLNVFVTKDKQVVMSNILGRRVDGVIIYEELGIGDKDIQAMNKEKIKAVFLDRVLENENMGSIIFDSFEAGYEATKYLIGLGHKKIAYISGVDTMFDSVQRREGYLAALRQYGLPVSEEYILQGYFEEESTYNVVKSFIRAQPEKLPDAFLAGNDLSAIGCIQALKAHGYEVPDDISVVGFDDIDIAQYYSPPLTTVRNQIARQGILAIDHLVRMIQKQEQGNAQKLKGELIVRGSSHVKLGRNERI; encoded by the coding sequence ATGGGAAAAATTACAATCCGGGATGTTGCCAGGGAGGCCGGGGTTTCGATCTCAACCGTATCGAATGCGTTAAATGATGTGGATGTGCTGAATCCGGAGACCAAATCGCATGTGCTTAAGGTGGCGCAGCGGCTGAATTACGTCCCTAACCTGAACGGCAAACAGCTGAAGTCAGGCAAAACCATGATGCTGGGCTTTTTTACAACAAGTGTGGCTGGCCCCTATTTTTATAAGCTAGTGGAGGCTATGTCCCGGCAGTGCGACCGTCTGGGGTACGGGCTGAACGTATTTGTCACGAAGGATAAGCAGGTTGTGATGAGCAATATCCTCGGCAGGCGTGTGGACGGCGTCATTATTTATGAAGAGCTGGGCATCGGCGACAAAGACATTCAAGCGATGAACAAGGAAAAGATCAAAGCGGTGTTTCTGGACCGGGTGCTGGAGAACGAGAACATGGGCAGCATTATTTTTGACTCCTTTGAGGCCGGTTATGAAGCGACCAAGTATTTAATCGGGCTGGGGCATAAGAAAATCGCCTACATCTCCGGCGTGGATACGATGTTTGACAGCGTACAGCGCAGGGAGGGGTACCTGGCGGCCTTGCGCCAGTACGGTCTGCCGGTGAGCGAGGAGTATATTTTGCAGGGATATTTCGAGGAGGAGAGTACCTATAACGTGGTAAAATCCTTCATCCGGGCGCAGCCCGAGAAGCTTCCGGATGCTTTTCTGGCGGGCAATGACCTTAGTGCGATCGGCTGCATCCAAGCGCTCAAGGCCCATGGCTACGAGGTCCCGGACGATATCAGCGTGGTCGGCTTCGATGATATTGATATCGCGCAGTACTATTCACCTCCGTTAACGACAGTGCGGAATCAGATCGCCCGGCAGGGGATATTGGCCATCGACCATCTGGTCCGCATGATACAGAAGCAGGAGCAGGGCAATGCGCAGAAACTGAAAGGTGAGCTTATCGTCAGAGGCTCAAGCCATGTGAAGTTAGGCCGGAATGAGCGGATATAA
- a CDS encoding PadR family transcriptional regulator, producing the protein MPKENTTVYIILGLLNHEDLSGYDIKKKIDVMISGFWEVGYGQIYPTLAKLVAEELVIKHKGTGSKGPEKNIYSITDKGRELLKEWVMLPEQKEYTKYEILLKLFSEAWFRMRAILRGLKTSRNGIYRIFS; encoded by the coding sequence ATGCCGAAGGAAAATACTACGGTTTACATCATATTGGGCCTGCTGAACCATGAGGACCTTAGCGGATATGATATTAAAAAAAAGATTGATGTGATGATCAGCGGTTTTTGGGAAGTAGGTTATGGACAGATTTATCCCACCCTGGCGAAGCTGGTTGCCGAAGAGCTGGTAATCAAACATAAGGGCACCGGCTCCAAAGGTCCTGAGAAAAACATTTATTCCATCACGGACAAAGGGCGGGAGCTGCTGAAGGAGTGGGTTATGCTTCCTGAGCAGAAGGAGTATACGAAATATGAGATTTTGCTTAAGCTTTTTTCGGAAGCCTGGTTCCGGATGAGAGCAATCTTGCGCGGATTGAAGACTTCAAGGAACGGCATATACAGAATTTTCAGCTGA
- a CDS encoding 4Fe-4S binding protein produces the protein MLLFPVTLNYFSPYLIIQGSFAGIATGSFLLFAALFGSSLWFGRAFCSWVCPAGGLQDTCSQVVNKPAGSRQNLIKYLIWLPWVLSILAGFVTAGGIKDVNPVYFTDHGISVSAPPAFITYFAVVLLIVSVSLIFGRRSFCHSLCWMAPFMVLGNSLKNRLGYPSLHLEAKTEDCISCKKCDRACPMSLKVNEMVQNRDMNSNECILCGSCEAVCPKQVLRVGFGAQKHSAAKSSYTEGA, from the coding sequence ATGCTGCTGTTTCCGGTAACCTTGAACTATTTCTCCCCTTATCTGATTATCCAAGGCAGTTTTGCCGGTATTGCCACCGGAAGCTTTTTGCTGTTTGCCGCACTTTTTGGCTCTTCCTTATGGTTTGGCAGAGCCTTTTGCAGCTGGGTGTGTCCGGCAGGAGGGTTGCAGGATACCTGCAGCCAGGTCGTGAATAAACCTGCGGGATCAAGGCAGAACCTCATCAAATATCTGATTTGGCTGCCGTGGGTTCTGTCTATACTGGCCGGATTTGTGACTGCTGGCGGGATTAAAGACGTCAACCCGGTTTATTTTACTGACCATGGAATTTCAGTTTCTGCCCCTCCGGCTTTCATTACGTACTTTGCTGTCGTATTATTAATAGTCAGTGTGTCCCTGATCTTCGGTCGCCGTTCCTTCTGCCATTCGCTCTGCTGGATGGCCCCGTTCATGGTCTTGGGCAATAGCCTCAAGAACAGGCTGGGTTACCCCTCACTGCACCTGGAGGCGAAAACCGAGGATTGCATCAGCTGCAAGAAATGCGACAGAGCCTGCCCGATGAGCCTGAAGGTCAATGAAATGGTGCAGAACAGGGACATGAACAGCAATGAATGTATTCTGTGCGGCAGCTGCGAGGCGGTGTGTCCGAAGCAGGTGCTCCGGGTAGGCTTCGGTGCGCAGAAGCATTCTGCTGCCAAAAGCAGCTATACGGAGGGAGCTTAA